The genomic interval GGAACTGCTTCTTGTCTTTTCTCGGCGGATTGGATCCACCCGCAGCACCTGATGCCTTCAGCAAATCCTTGTAGTCAACCAGTCGATCTGTGACTGAAATGGCATCCTCGACATTTGGAACCTTCAGCTTCTGAAGATTGTTCTGAGCCCACGGTGCCAGACCTTTCAAGAAGTGATACAACTTAAGATCTTGATCCATATTTGGAAATTCCAACATAAGTACCCGGAAAGGTTTGATGTAATCTTGGATTTTCCCTGTTTGCCTTAGGTCTGAAAGCTATTTGAAGGAGGTCCAACCTGCATTCTCTGGATTGAATTGCTCCTTGAGTGCGTCCTGCACCTCATTCCATGTGTCTACCTTGACTATCGGCCTACCAGCCTCCATGTCCTGAAGTCTGGCCCTCCACCAAAGCTTAGCTGCTTCATTGAGGAATCATGTGGCCGTCTCCACCTTTTCTTCATCCGTCAATCCCCTCATGGATTTCAGGTACCTTCCCATGTCAAAGAAGAAATTCTCCATGATCTTATCATCTCGATCACCCTCATATATTTTAGGTGGTGTCACTCTTGCTCCCTTGGTAATCCCTTCTTGAGAAACACAACTCTTGACAAACTCGATCTCTAGGAGAGCCTTCTTCAACTCGCCTTCAAGCCTAACTCGTTCTTGTTGTTCCTGTCCATACAGGATTTGGAGATCCTTGATATCTCCTTCAGCTAAGTCCAATCGTCCTTCTACAGTCTCCATGCACCTTGGCAACACCTCGTCTTCCAAAGACTCCAAACGGTTGGTCACCTCAATAAGCCTTTCCTTTGTCTTGGACCTCTCAGTGACGTGAGCATGGGGTGAGCCCTGCTCTCCTTCTGACTCCCTGTCAGCATCCCCGCCCTTGGCCATAACTGCTGAAAAACTTAACCCTCTTAGTGTGCTAGCATGGGGGTATCAAAAACCTTGTGCTCTCAACTATCACGGGGCTAGATTTACCCGTGCAGCACCGACGATCTTTTAGGTACTTGTCTGTGAGATCCAAGCACTTCCAAGAACTCAAACTATGCCTGTAAGCACTCCCAAGCTCTAGAACCTCcacacacacacttgcacaacACGTACAAACTTGCACAGCGAAATAGCTTTATTGATTTGAAGAAATGGCCCCTAGCCCtgtctacaaacaattccaactatgTTGTTGGTCACTACCCCGAGTACTTCCCAAGCACCCGATTACAAGTTCTCGCCCCTGGATCTGCATCCACTCTTGAAACACCGGTACAGATACCACTGCACCTCGCCCCTGGCTGTAGCTTCTCACGTAGACTCCAAATCTAGAAAGACTCTGTCTCCTTTGGAACTCAACCTGGCACACCACTGACTCTCTAGTGAGCCCACGACGACTTACCCTGTACACAACCCAGGCCCCCTCCCTGAACGGGGACTCCAAGTCTCACTACTTCTCTGCTACTGCGTCTACTTCACCTCTGTTTTGCAATCGCTTTGAACACCTTTGCTCATTGGAATGCTATTTTGGTCCTCCttggatttctccaccatgaacctTCGCCTGGGAAAGTAAAGCACACTGTAGAAACGTTCTCTCGTGAACGGCGGGGTACTCTGCTTCCCCCTATATAAGTTTTTCATCCAGttctcacacaactgtagcttggcattaaccatttgtcaatcaccacaacttccacctacTGAGAATCGGAAGGGACTTATCACCCCAGAAGCCTACTGATCTGCCCGAGACAGCAGCCCTTTACATCTATATTCAGACTATGTACATCTGATTACAACGCGTTTCATAATTTAGTTATCTTAGAACAATTATAATCTCATTAAATTGCATAAGAGAGAAAGTTTTAAAGACATTACAAATTATTGAATTGAATTAAAAAGAATACACAATTTaacaaatttgaaattgaaaatttctCAATGCTTTGTCTTTACATTATATTATtaacaaaacataaaaaatttaaattatattactAACATTCTTTATAGAAAACTCAAGCCAACAACAATACCAAAGACACATCTATAATACAATAGCATCATCATAATTGATGAAAGATCGTAGCATTAACACCTTTCACTATCTAGATGAAGAGTTAGCCAAATGAAAACATGATTACTACCTAAGTAAGGCCCATTTCTTAACAAAATAGCCTTTAGCACAACATTGTTTGATTTTAAAACAGATTGCTGAACAAGAAAGAATGTGTTGTAACCACATAGATGACCCAAGGGACGACCTGATCAGAAAGCAAACAAAACAATCGATCCAGAAAGCAAGTTATTCATTCGGTGGTCGCTTCATGGCCGTGACAAATAGATTAAAGTTATTCCACGAGGAGCCCCCCTCCTCGATTACATCCCTAGCAATTATCTTCAACTTTCTGGACTCCTCTCTTATCTCCAGGCCTTGTTTCGATTCCAGCAAAATCTCTACACTTTTCACAAACTCCCCCTTCTCTAGAATTCCTTGACTATTCGCATTTAATGGCAAACCCAATTTCCACGCATCCACAACATACATGCGGTTAAGAAACTGGTCTGCGATATAAGGCCAACAAAGCATGGGCACGCCCATGGTGATGCTTTCCTGCACAGAGTTCCACCCACAGTGAGTCACAAAACAGGCTATGGAAGGATGACATAACACCTCTAACTGTGGCGCCCACGAAACTATGTAACCCCTATCTCTTACTCGCTCCAAGAAATCAGCGGGTAAAACAGGTTTGCTTCCTCTCATTATAGATTGGAGCGCACAACCCACAGAAATGGCCTCTGGGTGGCCTCGACTCCCAGAGCAAGTTCTTCCACTTGCTTTTCGCTCAGAACTGTAGAACTTCCGAAAGATATGTAGATCACAGAGCGGGCACACTGTTTATCTAACCATTGTAAGCATTCCGTCTCATCTTTCCAGAAACTTGGTTGGACCTTAGTGCTCGTCGTGCATTTGAGAAACTCAGGAGCAATTAGAGGGCCTATTGGATACACGCCCACTTCTTTGGACAATGTTTCGACTACTGGAGCTTCAATCTCTAAGAAAGAATTGAAGAGCATCCATTTAGTGTGCTTGATTTCCTCTGCCATGCGAATCCCTTTCCGAAACATGTATTCGCCTGCCCAGTACCGATGAAGCTCTCCAGGATGCAGCGGCGGCATGGAGGGAAGATATTGAATTGTTTTATCTTCCTTCGGAATTCCTTCACACAAAACGCACAAAGATGAAAAAGGTTTTTAAATATCGTTTGCATCATGAAATAAAAAGTAAAATCGATTGACAGGGTATGATTATATGTTACCATCTGAAGGAAGGATGCCATGCGAGACCCAATTGGCAGTAATGTGGAGAATGGCGAAGAGTGAAACGTAACCAGTGTGAAAAAAGGCGAGGGAAACTTTACGGAGCATGGCTACCGGCTGTAAGCCAAAGCACATCCAGACGTTCGCAATTATACAGGTGACCTTGTTTTCTTCTTCCTTGGCGTTTATTTCCTGAACAACTTGATCGATTACAGAAGGCCCCATGCCCTTTTCCAACAACTCCATAGCGTTTGCAAGACGTTCTGGAGTATCCATAGCTGGGAATTGGAAGGGAACAGATATCATTCTGATGTTATCACGCAAGGAATTTAGAGTGTTGGCTTTGAGCATACGGTTATGATTGCTGTCGGAGTTGAGGAAAGTGACAAGGAATCCATGAGAGACGAGCTTCCAGGCGAGCTGCATCATGGGATTAATGTGACCTTGTGCAGGAAAAGGAACGAGAAGCGCGTG from Cryptomeria japonica unplaced genomic scaffold, Sugi_1.0 HiC_scaffold_281, whole genome shotgun sequence carries:
- the LOC131870072 gene encoding UDP-glycosyltransferase 83A1-like translates to MAPHALLVPFPAQGHINPMMQLAWKLVSHGFLVTFLNSDSNHNRMLKANTLNSLRDNIRMISVPFQFPAMDTPERLANAMELLEKGMGPSVIDQVVQEINAKEEENKVTCIIANVWMCFGLQPVAMLRKVSLAFFHTGYVSLFAILHITANWVSHGILPSDGIPKEDKTIQYLPSMPPLHPGELHRYWAGEYMFRKGIRMAEEIKHTKWMLFNSFLEIEAPVVETLSKEVGVYPIGPLIAPEFLKCTTSTKVQPSFWKDETECLQWLDKQCARSVIYISFGSSTVLSEKQVEELALGVEATQRPFLWVESITMGVPMLCWPYIADQFLNRMYVVDAWKLGLPLNANSQGILEKGEFVKSVEILLESKQGLEIREESRKLKIIARDVIEEGGSSWNNFNLFVTAMKRPPNE